The following coding sequences are from one Streptomyces dengpaensis window:
- a CDS encoding fibronectin type III domain-containing protein produces the protein MAVNDVLGALGSWDLTLKPTTPPDTWDAIGYFGHVAFISGRLDPAQYGDNLLTAARYVGVVRERSNSGDDRRTKQVEQGYELGGVGMAMWLGDDEDKGDVYENAVQPASASFATTINMLLPASGAVTAGTIYAVPGNYSGRHQYETPRKAITYVCETFTASSGQKVGWRVNGNGTLDAGPEANLFVTDPRCVISRKTSGKDTSGIESVPGAFGVSRDMEDFSTRVVLLAEGEGESIATGSADISGGLNPYKDIHGGTLKLTRLASESDTTVTNADTRAALLLSQYTASQDELVVETDNYYIEGSFDVGDYVWVWDPNAGLVDNANEITFRGERLNPIKLQVTEAKWPVTEGYTVAYRDANGVWYDLTDHVEWDGSHTVYVTVGGFARALEGSGTQPVGSRPSQDTSIPGTPVLVTPFAGSAYLDGRGYTRARVIVQWTAPLNVDGSTVLDGDHYEIRYAVDTDMIYPATWSQVSQVRWMDLQIWAQPFAAPDQKWQVQYVAWGESTAQLNDLSPGVGYDVQIRAVDKAGNTGAWSGITTFVASEDNIPPSTPAAPSVAGSRIALQITHTLGVSSGGTYNLESDLQHLEIHVDYEPTFTPSNDTLKAKVNATAGMIQAQIPAVATVQVEETSARYVRVVAVDKTGNKSGPSDAASATALLIDDAHISDLTVSKVTAGEISADWIVGARIKTADTGARTEMSASGFEAYDAAGTRTFFADATTGDVSILGRLRSGTTGQRLDINPSSILPEIRFYPSSGSDYGFINALSSGTDVNLGANSSSYDDDGVQCASRTYLAVGSAQLETIRSDTQQRRGGYVWAQPDALFAGFNRDGVEGGTILASANVGTFGWNDGTASTANLMRFQSGVTRHIGRWRDFVSADSNEGLFTGSVVATSGATSFSVGYGATMLTQPLPLTSIRDDVVHSYAITGSDTSGFTITISPAANGGWSLYFWCFRI, from the coding sequence GTGGCTGTCAATGACGTACTCGGCGCACTCGGCTCCTGGGACCTCACCCTCAAGCCGACCACCCCACCCGACACGTGGGACGCCATCGGCTACTTCGGGCACGTGGCGTTCATCTCCGGCCGCCTCGACCCAGCCCAATACGGCGACAACCTCCTCACTGCGGCCCGCTACGTCGGAGTCGTCCGTGAGCGCAGCAACAGCGGCGACGACCGGCGCACCAAGCAGGTCGAGCAGGGCTACGAGCTCGGCGGCGTCGGCATGGCCATGTGGCTCGGCGACGACGAAGACAAGGGTGACGTCTACGAGAACGCCGTCCAGCCCGCCTCGGCCAGCTTTGCCACCACGATCAACATGCTGCTGCCCGCGTCCGGCGCCGTCACCGCAGGCACGATCTACGCGGTGCCCGGCAACTACTCCGGTCGGCACCAGTACGAGACGCCCCGCAAGGCGATCACCTACGTGTGCGAGACGTTCACCGCCTCGTCGGGACAGAAGGTCGGCTGGCGCGTCAACGGCAACGGAACGCTGGATGCTGGACCCGAGGCGAACCTTTTCGTAACCGATCCGCGGTGCGTGATCTCCCGCAAGACCTCAGGCAAGGACACATCCGGGATCGAGTCCGTGCCGGGCGCCTTCGGGGTCAGCCGCGACATGGAGGACTTCAGCACCCGGGTCGTCCTGCTCGCCGAGGGGGAGGGGGAGTCGATCGCCACCGGCTCGGCGGACATCTCGGGCGGCCTCAACCCGTACAAGGACATCCACGGTGGGACGCTCAAGCTGACCCGGCTGGCGAGCGAGTCGGATACCACGGTCACCAACGCCGACACCCGGGCCGCCCTGCTGCTGTCGCAGTACACGGCGTCGCAGGACGAACTCGTCGTCGAGACCGACAACTACTACATCGAGGGCAGCTTCGATGTCGGCGACTACGTGTGGGTGTGGGACCCCAACGCCGGACTCGTCGACAACGCGAACGAGATCACGTTCCGCGGGGAGCGCCTCAACCCGATCAAACTCCAGGTGACGGAGGCCAAATGGCCTGTCACGGAGGGGTACACCGTCGCCTATCGGGACGCGAACGGCGTCTGGTACGACCTGACGGACCACGTCGAATGGGACGGCTCCCACACCGTCTACGTCACCGTCGGCGGCTTCGCCCGCGCCCTCGAAGGATCCGGCACCCAACCCGTCGGATCACGGCCCAGCCAGGACACCAGCATCCCCGGCACACCCGTCCTCGTCACCCCCTTCGCGGGGTCCGCCTACCTGGACGGCCGGGGATACACGAGGGCCCGCGTCATCGTGCAGTGGACGGCGCCCCTCAACGTCGACGGCTCGACCGTCCTCGACGGCGACCACTACGAGATCCGATACGCCGTCGACACCGACATGATCTACCCGGCCACCTGGTCCCAGGTGTCCCAAGTGCGATGGATGGACCTGCAGATCTGGGCGCAGCCGTTCGCGGCACCCGACCAGAAGTGGCAGGTGCAGTACGTTGCCTGGGGCGAATCCACCGCCCAACTCAACGACCTGAGCCCCGGCGTCGGCTACGACGTACAGATCCGCGCCGTCGACAAGGCCGGGAATACGGGAGCCTGGTCGGGCATCACGACGTTCGTTGCGTCCGAGGACAACATCCCACCGTCCACTCCGGCCGCCCCGTCGGTGGCTGGGTCGCGGATCGCCCTGCAGATCACGCACACGCTCGGTGTGTCGAGCGGCGGCACCTACAACCTCGAGTCGGACCTCCAGCACCTCGAGATCCACGTTGACTACGAGCCGACCTTCACCCCCAGCAACGACACCCTGAAGGCGAAGGTCAATGCCACGGCGGGAATGATCCAGGCGCAGATTCCCGCTGTGGCCACCGTGCAGGTCGAGGAGACGTCGGCCCGCTACGTGCGCGTTGTCGCGGTCGATAAGACCGGCAACAAGAGCGGTCCGTCCGATGCGGCGTCTGCGACCGCGCTGCTCATCGATGACGCGCACATCTCCGACCTGACCGTCTCCAAAGTCACCGCTGGGGAGATCTCTGCGGACTGGATCGTCGGCGCCCGCATCAAGACCGCCGACACCGGAGCACGTACAGAAATGAGCGCGTCGGGGTTCGAGGCCTATGACGCCGCAGGAACCCGCACCTTTTTCGCCGACGCTACGACGGGCGATGTGTCCATCCTCGGCCGCCTACGATCCGGCACGACTGGCCAAAGGCTCGACATCAACCCCAGCTCCATCCTCCCCGAAATCCGTTTCTACCCCAGCAGCGGCAGCGACTACGGCTTCATCAACGCCCTCAGCAGCGGCACAGACGTCAACCTCGGCGCCAACAGCTCGTCCTACGACGACGACGGCGTCCAGTGCGCATCCCGCACATACCTCGCCGTCGGATCAGCTCAGTTGGAGACCATCCGCAGCGACACCCAGCAGCGGCGCGGCGGATACGTATGGGCCCAGCCCGACGCCCTGTTCGCGGGATTCAACCGTGACGGAGTAGAGGGCGGAACCATTCTCGCCAGCGCCAACGTGGGGACCTTCGGCTGGAACGACGGCACGGCGTCGACGGCGAACCTCATGCGGTTCCAATCCGGTGTGACGCGCCATATCGGCCGCTGGCGAGACTTCGTCTCCGCCGACTCCAATGAGGGCCTGTTCACCGGGTCGGTGGTGGCGACGTCGGGTGCAACGAGCTTCTCCGTCGGCTACGGGGCGACAATGCTCACCCAGCCGCTGCCCCTCACGTCGATCCGTGACGACGTCGTGCACTCCTACGCGATCACAGGGTCGGATACCTCGGGCTTCACCATCACCATCTCCCCGGCCGCCAACGGCGGATGGTCGCTCTACTTCTGGTGCTTCAGGATCTGA
- a CDS encoding glycosyltransferase family 4 protein, with amino-acid sequence MARIHFWTADGSGSGLYRGVLPAMSLDWIGHKPSAGPRLPEDWREPGFDVVVGCRVAKPGPSRTWREMREAGIRLVMDLDDDYFHLDPSNAAAYQLWSDPRLRQGLVDNIAISDTVTCCSEPLAEVLRDYHHDVRVVPNGLPAQYLGAVRDYNPEILSVGWAGTSSTVHELPEAVRALNRIAEYRRPGGVVVRLVGIDPRTAVACGLKGERLGALGWVENFGHYLQAVAAFDVWVAPYRDIPFNRAKFATKFLESSMLGIPLIASDIEPYRAVIRHGENGFLVRHEHEWGRYLKQLVDDPGLRQQMGMAARAEASGSILQAINVQWEAALSAPAAERAAA; translated from the coding sequence GTGGCGCGTATCCACTTCTGGACGGCGGACGGCTCAGGTTCGGGTTTGTACCGCGGCGTTCTCCCCGCCATGTCCCTCGACTGGATCGGCCACAAGCCGTCCGCCGGACCGCGTCTCCCCGAGGACTGGCGGGAGCCGGGTTTCGACGTGGTGGTGGGCTGTCGGGTGGCGAAGCCGGGCCCGTCGCGGACGTGGCGGGAGATGCGCGAGGCTGGCATCCGCCTGGTGATGGATCTCGACGACGACTACTTCCACCTCGATCCGTCCAACGCTGCGGCCTATCAGCTGTGGTCTGACCCGCGGCTGCGTCAGGGGCTGGTCGACAACATCGCCATCTCCGACACGGTCACCTGCTGCTCGGAGCCGCTCGCCGAAGTGCTGCGCGACTACCACCACGACGTGCGGGTCGTCCCCAACGGGCTGCCCGCCCAATACCTGGGCGCGGTCCGCGACTACAACCCGGAGATCCTGTCCGTCGGCTGGGCCGGCACGTCGTCCACGGTGCACGAACTCCCCGAAGCGGTGCGCGCCTTGAACCGGATCGCGGAGTATCGGCGGCCGGGCGGGGTGGTGGTGCGCCTTGTCGGTATCGACCCGCGGACGGCGGTCGCGTGCGGGTTGAAGGGTGAGCGGCTGGGTGCACTCGGCTGGGTGGAGAACTTCGGCCACTACCTGCAGGCCGTGGCGGCGTTCGACGTCTGGGTGGCGCCGTACAGGGACATCCCGTTCAACCGGGCGAAGTTCGCGACGAAGTTCCTCGAGTCGTCGATGCTCGGCATTCCGCTGATCGCGTCGGACATCGAGCCGTACCGGGCAGTGATCCGGCACGGCGAGAACGGCTTCCTCGTGCGCCACGAGCACGAGTGGGGGCGCTACTTGAAGCAGCTCGTCGACGATCCCGGGCTGCGGCAACAGATGGGCATGGCCGCTCGCGCCGAGGCCTCCGGGTCGATCCTGCAGGCCATCAACGTGCAGTGGGAAGCGGCGCTCTCTGCGCCCGCAGCAGAGAGGGCAGCAGCATGA
- a CDS encoding NAD-dependent epimerase/dehydratase family protein, with protein MKIGVTGGQGFIGSWIRTELLRRGHQVVVFDRNPHTEMATREEFFLGDIRDETAVVELAAHVEGIIHLAAVLGTQETIGNPRPSAETNIRGSLNVFEAANQYGLPVVYAGVGNAFMRDLGTGSYTISKTAAEDYARMFNAYRDGRITIVRPVNAYGPGQSVAAPYGTGKVRKILPAFTCRALTGAPLEVYGDGTQISDCAYIADVARTFAQALEHTAVHGPTEKPVECGPLDSVTVNDIARLVAEEATRYTGREPVAIKHLPMRPGEVPNAVVSSDTSTLQQIGMTAKDFVPLDEGIHHTVRYYAESWLPGYLAA; from the coding sequence ATGAAGATCGGCGTCACTGGCGGGCAGGGCTTCATCGGCTCATGGATCCGCACCGAGCTGCTGCGACGCGGGCACCAGGTCGTCGTCTTCGACCGCAACCCACACACCGAGATGGCCACTCGTGAGGAGTTCTTCCTCGGCGACATCCGCGACGAGACAGCCGTCGTCGAACTCGCCGCCCACGTCGAGGGCATCATCCATCTCGCTGCCGTGCTCGGCACGCAGGAAACCATCGGGAACCCGCGGCCGTCGGCGGAGACGAACATCCGGGGCAGCCTCAACGTCTTCGAGGCTGCCAACCAGTACGGGCTCCCAGTCGTCTACGCGGGTGTCGGGAACGCGTTTATGAGAGACCTCGGCACCGGCTCGTACACGATCAGCAAGACCGCAGCCGAGGACTACGCGCGCATGTTCAACGCCTACCGCGACGGCCGCATCACCATCGTCCGCCCGGTCAACGCCTACGGCCCCGGCCAGTCCGTTGCCGCCCCCTACGGCACCGGCAAGGTGCGGAAGATCCTCCCCGCCTTCACGTGCCGCGCCCTCACCGGCGCACCCCTCGAGGTGTACGGCGACGGCACCCAGATCAGCGACTGCGCGTACATCGCCGACGTCGCCCGCACCTTCGCTCAGGCCCTCGAGCACACCGCCGTCCACGGCCCCACTGAGAAGCCCGTCGAGTGCGGCCCGCTCGACTCCGTCACCGTCAACGACATCGCGCGCTTGGTCGCCGAGGAGGCCACCCGTTATACCGGCCGTGAGCCCGTCGCCATCAAGCACCTGCCGATGCGCCCGGGTGAAGTCCCCAACGCGGTCGTCTCCTCCGACACGTCGACGCTGCAGCAGATCGGCATGACCGCCAAGGACTTCGTGCCCCTCGACGAGGGCATCCACCACACCGTCCGCTACTACGCGGAGTCTTGGCTCCCCGGGTATCTGGCGGCCTGA
- a CDS encoding N-acetylmuramoyl-L-alanine amidase, whose product MAAPLSPDRLLAVLHTEGVNAREYKNWRTHNRDDETGRPFGPVNGIVIHHTAGTNSLALCYNGTPDLPGPLCHTHLDKTGVATMLSAGRANHAGSFAQNAHDAVVAESSTHPRPDAAEPVDANDKYYGIEIENLGNGNDPYPAAQYDAAVRWAAGICRAHGWSADSVIGHKEGTRRKIDPSFDMHQFRTDVAARLAHTADWNPDEEDDMPTANEVAKAVLTYDGVIAVPGAPATNPTWTLSSSVTEILKRQDKANATLAAQKATIDELVKAVATLAAGIGNLDPAAIVRELTAAIEAIDIHLDVPDAS is encoded by the coding sequence ATGGCCGCACCACTGAGCCCCGACAGACTGCTGGCCGTCCTGCACACCGAGGGCGTCAACGCCCGCGAGTACAAGAACTGGCGCACACACAACCGTGACGACGAGACCGGCCGCCCGTTCGGCCCCGTCAACGGCATCGTCATCCACCACACGGCAGGCACGAACTCGCTGGCTCTCTGCTACAACGGCACCCCTGATCTGCCGGGACCCCTGTGCCACACCCACCTGGACAAGACAGGCGTGGCGACGATGCTCAGCGCTGGCCGCGCCAACCACGCCGGATCGTTCGCGCAGAACGCCCACGACGCCGTGGTCGCCGAGTCGTCAACGCATCCGCGTCCGGACGCTGCGGAGCCCGTGGATGCGAACGACAAGTACTACGGCATTGAGATCGAGAACCTCGGCAACGGCAATGATCCGTATCCGGCGGCACAGTACGACGCTGCGGTGCGGTGGGCGGCGGGGATCTGCCGGGCGCATGGCTGGTCCGCGGACTCGGTGATCGGCCACAAGGAGGGGACGCGCCGCAAGATCGACCCCTCGTTCGACATGCACCAGTTCCGCACCGACGTCGCCGCGCGCCTCGCCCACACCGCGGACTGGAACCCTGACGAGGAGGACGACATGCCCACCGCCAACGAGGTCGCCAAGGCTGTCCTGACGTATGACGGCGTAATCGCCGTCCCCGGCGCCCCCGCCACCAACCCCACCTGGACGCTGTCGAGTTCCGTCACCGAGATCCTCAAGCGGCAGGACAAGGCCAACGCCACGCTCGCCGCGCAGAAGGCGACCATTGACGAACTCGTGAAGGCGGTCGCCACGCTCGCCGCAGGCATCGGCAACCTCGACCCCGCCGCGATCGTCCGCGAACTCACCGCCGCCATCGAAGCCATCGACATCCACCTCGACGTGCCGGACGCTTCGTGA
- a CDS encoding HNH endonuclease, translating to MLEPEGACSTEGCERPIQYKARRLCRRCYQYWWLHRPERPACRVDGCELKAHTADLCSGHANRQRRYGDPLAGPGRGSPGVKRGRRSMEGRYVTKAGYIRVRRPDAVGDNLWVLEHRLVMERHLGRLLRPDENVHHKNGDKQDNRLENLELWVKFQPNGQRVEDMLAWAHEVIARYGS from the coding sequence ATGCTTGAACCAGAGGGCGCCTGCTCGACTGAGGGCTGCGAACGGCCGATCCAGTACAAGGCGCGCAGGCTGTGCCGCCGCTGCTACCAGTACTGGTGGCTTCACAGGCCCGAACGTCCCGCCTGTCGAGTGGACGGCTGCGAACTCAAGGCCCACACGGCTGACCTGTGCAGCGGCCATGCCAACCGCCAACGGCGGTACGGAGACCCGCTGGCCGGGCCGGGGCGCGGTAGCCCCGGCGTCAAACGAGGCCGACGTTCGATGGAGGGCCGATACGTCACCAAGGCTGGCTACATACGGGTGCGGCGTCCCGATGCCGTCGGCGACAACCTCTGGGTTCTGGAGCACCGCCTCGTTATGGAACGCCACTTGGGTCGGCTCCTTCGCCCAGATGAGAACGTGCACCACAAGAACGGCGACAAGCAGGACAACCGGCTGGAGAACCTGGAGTTGTGGGTAAAGTTCCAGCCCAACGGTCAGCGCGTCGAGGACATGTTGGCCTGGGCTCATGAGGTGATCGCCCGGTACGGGTCGTAG
- a CDS encoding 3'-5' exoribonuclease domain-containing protein: protein MNLYYDLEFLENGRTIELISIGMVCDDGREYYAVNRDMPVRRIRKHKWLMENVVPGLPKGHGDQRIHMPKRWLFHYADHRVKPRKVIADEVMNFIRAAGSDVELWANYGAYDHVCLAQLWGRMIDLPEGVPMFTRDIQQERARLGLAWNDLPQQETGEHNALADARHNQTVRRWLAERTQK, encoded by the coding sequence TTGAACCTGTACTACGACTTGGAGTTCCTGGAGAACGGCCGCACCATCGAGCTGATCTCCATCGGCATGGTGTGCGACGACGGCCGCGAGTACTACGCGGTGAACCGGGACATGCCCGTGCGGCGGATCCGGAAGCACAAGTGGCTGATGGAGAACGTGGTGCCTGGGCTTCCGAAGGGCCACGGAGACCAGCGGATCCACATGCCGAAGCGCTGGCTCTTCCACTACGCCGACCACAGGGTGAAGCCCCGAAAGGTCATCGCGGATGAGGTCATGAACTTCATCCGAGCGGCTGGGTCGGACGTCGAGTTGTGGGCCAACTACGGGGCCTACGACCACGTCTGCCTCGCCCAACTCTGGGGCCGCATGATCGACCTCCCCGAAGGTGTCCCCATGTTCACCCGGGACATCCAGCAGGAACGCGCCCGCCTCGGCCTCGCATGGAACGACCTTCCCCAGCAAGAAACGGGCGAGCACAACGCGCTCGCCGATGCCAGACACAACCAGACCGTCCGGCGCTGGCTCGCCGAACGCACACAGAAGTGA
- a CDS encoding 50S ribosomal protein L29 translates to MDAATVTALGVLGSALMAGLAAMYGSRIAGRTQREGGIIGGYNSLTDQLQEERKELRADLAALRLELATEKAETARLRLMVQSLGGTP, encoded by the coding sequence ATGGATGCCGCCACGGTCACGGCCCTAGGGGTGCTCGGTAGCGCCCTGATGGCCGGGCTGGCAGCCATGTACGGCTCTCGGATCGCCGGGCGGACTCAGCGGGAGGGCGGAATCATCGGCGGATACAACAGCCTCACGGACCAGCTCCAGGAGGAACGCAAGGAGTTGCGTGCCGACTTGGCCGCGCTGCGCCTGGAGCTGGCCACAGAGAAGGCGGAGACGGCCCGCCTCAGGCTGATGGTGCAATCCCTCGGGGGCACGCCGTGA
- a CDS encoding HNH endonuclease signature motif containing protein — MGNLTTPERGRFLSRTRRDSDCLIWTGRLDKDGYGFFYLRRKTRRAHRVAWYDMHGEIPDGMVINHVCRSRACVNAQHLQVVTVRENTLKDSATVSAINARKTHCKRGHPFDRVYPKSGGPGSQRYCSICEAAKNRRLRQKWRTEDKLKV; from the coding sequence ATGGGAAACCTCACGACTCCCGAAAGGGGACGATTCCTGTCGCGCACGCGGCGCGACAGTGACTGCCTCATATGGACTGGCCGCCTCGACAAAGACGGCTACGGGTTTTTCTACCTTCGCCGCAAGACTCGGCGGGCCCATCGCGTCGCCTGGTACGACATGCACGGGGAGATCCCCGACGGCATGGTCATCAACCACGTCTGCCGCAGCCGGGCCTGCGTCAACGCTCAGCACCTACAGGTGGTCACCGTCAGGGAGAACACCCTCAAGGACTCCGCCACCGTCTCCGCGATTAACGCCCGCAAGACGCACTGCAAGAGGGGTCATCCCTTCGACCGCGTCTACCCGAAATCGGGAGGCCCTGGGAGTCAGCGCTATTGCAGCATCTGCGAAGCCGCGAAGAACAGGCGGCTTCGACAGAAATGGCGGACCGAGGACAAGCTGAAGGTATAG
- a CDS encoding TROVE domain-containing protein: MARFNQRGTRPAVHSPVTTTGERTVTHEGATGHLRDARSELFLLAVSNFVGQDVFYEKGGDRDDRYTQLVRQLAIEDPEWTAGLLGWLRGEGNMRTAALVGAAEFTAERLLHEAPGYSRQVIDSVLQRADEPGEMLGYWTSKYGRKLPKPVKRGIADAVQRLYNERSLLKYDTDSKGYRFGDVLNLVHAAPDPDKPWQGDLFAYSLDRRHKRGTVPDPDTLPTLARNMAFPEFVDHAPAILLDADEVKRAGLTWEMALSMAGGKVDKAKLWEALIPSMGVMALARNLRNFDEAGVSDEVAARICARFADADQVAKSRMFPFRWWAAYKHAPSLRWAHALEQALGHSLANVPRLKGRTLILVDRSPSMFPGYGFSTPNSSDITLAEQAAAFGSALALRAADPTLVEFGWTSQKLDVPKGGSVLKLIERFGQIDGTDIPSAVKQHYDLLRHNRIVIVTDEQTRPGWLPSNGWQRGGMRETQIDDLIPKTVPVYMWNMAGYKPGAMPSGTAGRHTFGGLTDHAFRMVPLLESGRDADWPWVSKQA; the protein is encoded by the coding sequence ATGGCCAGGTTCAACCAGCGCGGCACCCGTCCCGCCGTCCACTCGCCCGTGACCACAACCGGGGAGCGGACCGTCACCCACGAAGGCGCCACCGGGCACCTCCGCGATGCACGCTCCGAGCTCTTCCTGCTCGCCGTCTCCAACTTCGTTGGCCAGGACGTCTTCTACGAGAAGGGCGGCGACCGCGACGATCGATACACGCAGCTTGTTCGGCAGCTCGCCATCGAGGACCCCGAGTGGACGGCCGGCCTGCTCGGCTGGCTCCGCGGCGAAGGCAACATGCGGACCGCGGCACTCGTAGGCGCCGCCGAGTTCACCGCCGAACGGCTCCTCCACGAGGCACCCGGCTACTCCCGCCAGGTCATCGACTCTGTTCTCCAGCGCGCCGACGAGCCGGGGGAGATGCTCGGCTACTGGACATCGAAGTACGGCCGCAAGCTGCCGAAGCCGGTGAAGCGCGGCATCGCCGACGCCGTACAGCGGCTCTACAACGAGCGGTCGCTCCTCAAGTACGACACCGACTCCAAGGGCTACCGGTTCGGCGACGTCCTCAATCTCGTCCACGCGGCGCCCGACCCCGACAAGCCGTGGCAGGGAGACCTGTTCGCCTACTCGCTCGACCGTCGGCACAAGCGCGGCACCGTCCCCGACCCCGACACACTGCCGACCCTCGCCCGGAACATGGCCTTCCCGGAGTTCGTTGACCACGCCCCGGCCATCCTCCTCGACGCCGACGAGGTGAAGCGCGCTGGCCTGACGTGGGAGATGGCGCTCTCGATGGCGGGCGGCAAGGTCGACAAGGCCAAGCTGTGGGAGGCGCTCATCCCGTCCATGGGAGTGATGGCGCTCGCCCGGAACCTACGGAACTTCGACGAGGCCGGGGTCTCCGACGAGGTCGCCGCGCGGATCTGCGCCCGGTTCGCTGACGCCGATCAGGTCGCCAAGTCACGCATGTTCCCCTTCCGCTGGTGGGCTGCCTACAAGCACGCTCCCTCCCTGCGGTGGGCCCACGCGCTCGAGCAGGCACTCGGCCACTCGCTCGCCAACGTGCCGCGCCTGAAGGGTCGGACGTTGATCCTGGTAGACCGGTCGCCGTCGATGTTCCCGGGCTACGGTTTCTCGACGCCGAACAGCTCCGACATCACGCTCGCCGAGCAGGCCGCTGCCTTCGGCTCCGCCCTCGCACTGCGGGCAGCTGACCCGACGCTCGTCGAGTTCGGATGGACCAGCCAGAAGCTGGACGTCCCCAAGGGCGGCAGCGTCCTCAAGCTCATCGAACGCTTCGGGCAGATCGACGGCACCGACATCCCGTCCGCCGTCAAGCAGCACTACGACCTTCTCCGCCACAACCGGATCGTCATCGTCACCGACGAGCAGACCCGGCCCGGCTGGCTGCCCTCCAACGGCTGGCAGCGCGGAGGCATGCGCGAAACCCAGATCGACGACCTCATCCCCAAGACCGTGCCCGTCTACATGTGGAACATGGCGGGCTACAAGCCCGGCGCTATGCCGTCCGGAACCGCGGGCCGGCACACCTTTGGCGGGCTCACCGACCATGCCTTCCGGATGGTGCCGCTCCTCGAATCCGGCCGTGACGCCGACTGGCCGTGGGTCTCGAAGCAGGCCTGA
- a CDS encoding tyrosine-type recombinase/integrase has translation MTDLAPRQPDATPVVRDPRALAVLAAMEKAAEQHLDAIRPENTKRSYANDWDLWREFHDWLAEQTSHRLALTDVTKGTLVGFVVWLDTIKLAAPNSIDRRITGVTVTARREHGVEVPKEATVAARQALKPLKADEDRIARGRGAAKAVTPKQLRQMAAAVPDGLTGLRDRALWLMAFFIAGRSAEVAALRTEGITLHSEGLKVRVPGVKGKPAREVVVMYDKNPDTCPVRAWSTWKATSGITTGAAFRPIDVWGNIADRHLTAEAVREIIARNAERAGVAVRLTGHSMRAGFITASRRAGKREEKIRAQSGHAENSPAFWGYIRDADKWTDAASEDIL, from the coding sequence GTGACCGACCTCGCCCCGCGCCAGCCAGACGCCACGCCCGTGGTCCGCGACCCCAGGGCGCTTGCCGTCCTGGCCGCCATGGAGAAGGCAGCCGAACAACACCTCGACGCCATCCGCCCCGAAAACACGAAACGCAGCTATGCCAACGACTGGGACCTGTGGCGGGAGTTCCACGACTGGCTCGCCGAGCAGACCAGCCACCGGCTCGCGTTGACCGACGTCACCAAAGGCACCCTCGTCGGATTCGTGGTCTGGCTCGACACGATCAAGCTCGCCGCGCCCAACAGCATCGACCGCAGGATCACCGGTGTCACCGTCACAGCCCGCCGCGAGCACGGCGTCGAGGTACCGAAGGAGGCGACCGTCGCCGCCCGACAGGCCCTCAAGCCGCTGAAGGCAGACGAGGACCGCATCGCCCGCGGACGCGGAGCAGCCAAGGCGGTGACCCCGAAGCAGCTCCGGCAGATGGCCGCCGCCGTACCCGACGGGCTCACCGGACTACGCGACCGCGCCCTCTGGCTCATGGCCTTCTTCATCGCAGGCCGCTCCGCCGAAGTCGCCGCACTCCGAACCGAAGGCATCACCCTCCACAGCGAAGGCCTCAAGGTCCGAGTCCCCGGCGTCAAAGGCAAGCCCGCCCGCGAAGTCGTCGTCATGTACGACAAGAACCCCGACACCTGCCCCGTCCGCGCCTGGTCCACCTGGAAGGCGACCAGCGGCATCACCACCGGTGCCGCCTTCCGCCCCATCGACGTGTGGGGCAACATTGCCGACCGGCATCTGACCGCCGAAGCCGTCCGCGAGATCATCGCCCGCAATGCCGAACGCGCTGGCGTCGCGGTGCGCTTGACCGGCCACAGCATGCGCGCTGGATTCATCACCGCCTCTCGCCGGGCAGGCAAGCGCGAAGAGAAGATCCGCGCCCAGTCCGGCCACGCCGAGAACAGCCCCGCCTTCTGGGGCTACATCCGGGACGCCGACAAGTGGACCGACGCTGCATCCGAGGACATCCTCTGA
- a CDS encoding DUF6221 family protein, which translates to MELVDFLRARLDEDEALAREAPKGPWHIGNAVDPTQPCNVHTFPGARPVADGLNWLVAEHIARHDPARVLAEVDVKRQLIARGGPFCTSDCDEPGNEPMDPDTNWTTPLEHHLDCAAYEAAKLMALPYADHPDFDPAWLED; encoded by the coding sequence GTGGAGCTCGTCGACTTCCTGCGCGCACGGCTGGACGAGGATGAGGCGTTGGCGCGCGAGGCGCCCAAGGGGCCGTGGCACATCGGCAATGCGGTCGACCCGACACAGCCGTGCAACGTCCACACCTTTCCCGGCGCCCGGCCCGTAGCCGATGGGCTGAACTGGCTGGTCGCCGAGCACATCGCCCGCCATGATCCGGCCCGTGTCCTCGCCGAGGTCGACGTCAAGCGGCAGCTGATTGCTCGGGGCGGCCCGTTCTGCACCAGCGACTGCGACGAGCCCGGCAACGAACCCATGGATCCTGACACCAACTGGACGACGCCGCTGGAACACCACCTCGACTGCGCCGCCTACGAGGCCGCGAAGTTGATGGCTCTGCCGTATGCCGACCACCCGGACTTCGACCCGGCCTGGCTGGAGGACTAA